TTCATCCGTACACTGGAGCTTCCCGAACGAGTGTCGCGCTCCAATGGCGTCGGCCAGGCCTGCCCTGGTGCGGCCGTGGCAATAGAAAGTGGGCGCTTCGGAGGGACGGGCCCAGAGGGGGGGCATGGCCCCCCTGTGACAGGGAAGTTGTCGCCTCGGTGGGCGCTCCTCGCTCACTTGCTGGAACGCACGTCGGATGTAGCGGCCAAGTCTTGCGAAGCACATGTGCCCAGCCAGTGGCCTCACGGGCCGCGGTAGTCCTCGATGAAGTCGGCGTGGTGCCACTCATCGACGCGCATGAACTTGAGCCCTTCGGCTTCCCAGCTCCGCAGTCGTTCGACGAGCGACGAATGGAGGAGAATGATGTCGAGGAGTTCTCCGAGTCGGAAGATGAGCCGCCGCTCCAGAGGGATGTCTGCGAGCGCTTGCTCATCGAGCACGAGCTTGCCAATCGCCATCATTTGTCGGGGGGAGGCGAACAGGCCCTTCGTGCGCTTCCTATCTACGCAATGAATCGAGCGGTAGACATGGAGCCACCAGAGCCTCTTGACTTCCCCGCTCTCGAAGGAGACGTCAGCCGGGAGAAATTGAAGATGGCTAATGGCAAGGGGCTCAAGGAGGGATTTTGCCTTGGCGGAGAGTAAGGGTTCGCAGGAGCCTTCGTAGGCAGGAAAGGGCTCTTTCGGGAGCCCTCCCGTACTGGTTCGCAGCTTGATGGGGGCTGCCACGAACACAGGGCGCTGTTGCCACGAAATTCCCCTGAGTCGCTTCTCGGGTGGCGGCCCTTCGCGCGTCGTCCATTGGTTGAGCGAATCGCCCATGAGCATGAAGTAGTCGGTCTGCATGTGGCTCGTCGAATCCATGGAGCTTGCCGTGGTGACTTGCGTCAAGCAATTCGGAGGTACGGAGCTTGATGTGGTGAGTCTGACAACATGACCTGTTGGTTTAAGTTTGGCTCTGCCAGGGGAGTTTTCCGCCGAAGAAACTTGCTGCCTTGGGGCAGGCGTAGCTGTGCTGCGGCCCTCCATGTCCGACTTCCGCGAGGCTCTTGAGTCGATTTCGGAGTCCCCATGCTCCGAGCATCCTGGCTTCTCCGCTGCCCTGGCCTGTACTCGCTGCGGCACCTTCATCTGCGCCTTCTGTGTCTCGTCCCGGGCGGGCCTGTGCCTTCGGTGCCTCCACGCGGCTTCGGAGCCGGCGACGCGCAGGGCCCGGCTTGCGGCAAGCCTCGTCGATGGCGTTGCGTTCCTGCTCCCGTCCCTGCTCCTGGGTGTCCTCCGGTGCCTGGCCCTTCCGGACGAGGCGGCGATGACGGCTCCAGCCATCTATGTCCCGGTGGTCTTCGTGTTGCTCGTGCAGGCGAGCCTGATTCGAGGCACAGGGGCGAGCCTCGGCAAGAGGCTCCTGGGAATCCGCGTCGTCAGAAGGGACGGGCGGCCGGCGGAGGTCTGGCGCATTGCCCTTTTGAGGAACGCGCTCCCGATTGCGCTCTGCGGCTACTGCGGCTGGTTCGGCCTCGTGGACGCCCTCTTCGTTGTTGGAGATGACCGACGGTGTCTTCACGACTGGCTGGCCGGCACCCGCGTCGTGAAAGCCCCTCGAGCGCCGCGCTCGTTCGCCGCGCGGCTCGTGACTGGCTGAAGCGTTTGTTTCGGAGTCCCTTCCCAGTGAAGGGGGAATGAGAGGCGATGACATGGAGAGAGAGTTGAAGTCTGGGCGTCCCCGCTGGCTGGCCGGGCTCGTGTGCGTGGTGGTGGCGCTGGCACTGGGGTGTTCCCGGCCGTGGAAGCGGGAAGACACCAGGACGTGGGAGGGCTGCTGCAAGGGGGCTGACGCGTGCCTTGCGCTGCTTCAGGAACTCCACGGCCCCGACACGGGGGAGAAGTGGCTGCCGCCGGAGCAGGCGTGTGCGGCCTGGAAACTGGGGCGCGAGGGAGAGGGCGTCGTCCCTCGGCTGGTTTCGCTGCTTCGGCACCCAGAGCGTCGCGTGCGCGGCGGTGCAGCACAGGCGCTGGCGGAGATGGAAGGGAAGGCCACGGGCGCCGTGCCTGCGCTCATCGAGGCGTATGAGCGGGAGCCCGGTGGGCTGGCCCTGCACGCGCTCGCCTCACTCGACGACGAGCGAGCAGCGCCAGCCATTGTGCGCCACCTCCTGGAGTCGCCCACGTCAGCGCTGGAGCATCTCGGCCCGACATTGGCCCCGGTGCTGTTTGACGTGCTGGAGAACTCGGAGTCGAGCTGGGAGGCGCTGGTGCTGGTGCGCCACGTCCTCTCCCGGCGAGCCTCCATGCACACGGAGACCTTCGTCCCGCGCCTGCGGACGCTCCTCGCGCGGGAGCTGGGGGAGTCCACGCTGCGGCGCCCACCCGGGACGTCCTGCCCGTCGGCGCCTGCGCCAGGCTGCGAGGCGGTTTTTGACGGGTGCACCCCACGAGCGGCCTACGTGGCGTCCGTGCTGGCGGCCCACGCGCGCGAAGGGGCGAAGGGCGAGCCCGAGGCGCTGCAGGCGCTACAGCGGGCGGACGTGCGCCTCACGCCCGTGGCGCTGCAGGCGCTGGTGGCCTTCAGGAGCCCTGCTGCGGTGCCGGGCGTCCTTGAGCAGCTCGCCGTGCCTGAATGCCGCGCCCGGGCCCTTGCGAGCCTTGCGTTGCTGGGGGGCGTGGCGCGGCCAGCCGCGACGGAGCCGCTGCTTCGGCTGCTGGCCACGGGGAAGGAGGGCTGGGAGCGCGCGCGGGCCGCAGAGGCCCTTGGGCACGTGGGAGACGCAGCCGCCCTCGAAGCGCTGCGCCAGGCGGTGTACGCGCCGCACAGCGAAGTCCAGGCCGCAGCGGTTGATGCGCTGGGCAGCTACGCCTTCCGGGCGCATGCGAAGGAGCTGGTGCCGCTGCTCCAGCGGGTGGTGACGACGCACGCCTCGCCGGTGGCGCGGAGCCACGCGAGGTTGGCCCTGCAAGGCCTCGCCGAACAGGAGGTGCGGCCTGCGGAGTCCATCGACTGCGCCCGCATTATTCCTGCACGCAGCGGGGGCTGGACGCTGGGCGAGGGACACACCTCTGTCCATTTGCACTGGGAGAAGCCGAAGGCGCCCCCACGAGGGAGTCCGTGTGCAGCTGTGCGTGGTGGGGACTCAGCGTCCGTCCTCGAAGCCATGGGAGAGGCCTGCCTCGTCGGATGGGACGACGGGGAGTTTGGGGGCACGCTGGAAGTGCATGAGGCCGGGCGGGTGACGGTGCTGGAGGAGCCCCGGGCCAACCCCCTGCAAGTCGTGCGGATGCACGGCGCCCTCGTGGTGGTGGAGGGCCTCGCACACATGTATTTCGGGGCAGGGCGTCTGGTGCGTGTCGACGCCTCCGAGGGGCGGTGGCGTGCCACGCCTTGGGTGACTCTCCCAGGCGCGCCGATGGCATACGCGTTGGA
This window of the Myxococcus xanthus genome carries:
- a CDS encoding imm11 family protein; the protein is MQTDYFMLMGDSLNQWTTREGPPPEKRLRGISWQQRPVFVAAPIKLRTSTGGLPKEPFPAYEGSCEPLLSAKAKSLLEPLAISHLQFLPADVSFESGEVKRLWWLHVYRSIHCVDRKRTKGLFASPRQMMAIGKLVLDEQALADIPLERRLIFRLGELLDIILLHSSLVERLRSWEAEGLKFMRVDEWHHADFIEDYRGP
- a CDS encoding RDD family protein, which gives rise to MSDFREALESISESPCSEHPGFSAALACTRCGTFICAFCVSSRAGLCLRCLHAASEPATRRARLAASLVDGVAFLLPSLLLGVLRCLALPDEAAMTAPAIYVPVVFVLLVQASLIRGTGASLGKRLLGIRVVRRDGRPAEVWRIALLRNALPIALCGYCGWFGLVDALFVVGDDRRCLHDWLAGTRVVKAPRAPRSFAARLVTG
- a CDS encoding HEAT repeat domain-containing protein; the encoded protein is MERELKSGRPRWLAGLVCVVVALALGCSRPWKREDTRTWEGCCKGADACLALLQELHGPDTGEKWLPPEQACAAWKLGREGEGVVPRLVSLLRHPERRVRGGAAQALAEMEGKATGAVPALIEAYEREPGGLALHALASLDDERAAPAIVRHLLESPTSALEHLGPTLAPVLFDVLENSESSWEALVLVRHVLSRRASMHTETFVPRLRTLLARELGESTLRRPPGTSCPSAPAPGCEAVFDGCTPRAAYVASVLAAHAREGAKGEPEALQALQRADVRLTPVALQALVAFRSPAAVPGVLEQLAVPECRARALASLALLGGVARPAATEPLLRLLATGKEGWERARAAEALGHVGDAAALEALRQAVYAPHSEVQAAAVDALGSYAFRAHAKELVPLLQRVVTTHASPVARSHARLALQGLAEQEVRPAESIDCARIIPARSGGWTLGEGHTSVHLHWEKPKAPPRGSPCAAVRGGDSASVLEAMGEACLVGWDDGEFGGTLEVHEAGRVTVLEEPRANPLQVVRMHGALVVVEGLAHMYFGAGRLVRVDASEGRWRATPWVTLPGAPMAYALDEAGDLVVGTTDQRLDAFVCGRAGTFAPAHVVRVTGDGRLAPVEPDGRP